The segment CGATGCCGCTCCCGTCCGCGAGCTGGAGATCCATCAGCACGATGTCGGGCATGCGCGCGGCGACGACGTCCATCGCCTCACGCACCGTCCCGGCCGAGCCGTCGACCCGGAAGCCCTCCGCGTCGAGCAGATCGATCAGACCGCGCCTGAACAGTGGCTGGTCCTCGACCACCACGATGCGCATCCCGTCCATGAATCCGTTATACGGGTGCTTCCAGACCGCCGATAGCCCGTTTACGGATCAACGATTGCGAGCGAGCCGCGCTCGACCGTGACGGCGACCTCGGCGACGTCGTGCTTCACCGGGGCATGCGGCTTGGCGACGCGCACGCGCACGCCCGCGACCGGGTAGCGCCCGGCCAGGTCGTCCGCGATCACCGCGCCCAGCCGCTCGAGCAGCTGGTAGGGGCCGCCGGTGGCGAGCTCGGCCACCCGGTCGCACACGGCGGAGTAGTTGACGGCGTCCTCCAGGTCGTCGGACTGGCCCGCCTGCGACGGCGCACAGCGCAGCCAGACGTCGATCACGAAGGGCTGCCCGCGCTCGCGCTCGAAGTCGCGCACGCCGTGGTAGGCGTAGATGCGCAGGCCGCGGACCTCGACCAGCGCACCGCTCACGCGACCGCCTCGATCGCGGCCGAGACGGTCAGCGCGTCTCGGGTCGGCCTGACCGCGTGCACGCGCAGCATCCAGGCGCCCCGCCGCACCGCGGCCAGGTTGACGGCCACCGTGGCCACGTCCCGGCCCTCGAGCGGTTGGCCGGTGAGAGCCCCGAGGAACGACTTGCGCGAGGCGCCGACGAGCACCGGCGGGCCGATCGCGGCGATCCGGTCGAGGTGGCGCAGGAGAGTCAGGTTGTGGTCGATCGTCTTGCCGAAGCCGATCCCCGGGTCGATGCAGACCTGGTCGGGATCGATGCCGCTCGCCCGGGCGAAGGCGACCCGCTCGGTCAGGAACGCGGACACGTCGGCGACCACGTCGTCGTAATGGGGATCGTCCTGCATCGTCTTCGGCTCGCCCAGCATGTGCATCAGGCACAGCGGCACGCCGGCTGCGGCGACCACCTCGGCCATCGCCGGGTCGTGGCGCAGGGCGGTGACGTCGTTCACGAGCGCCGCGCCGGCCCGGATCGCCTGCTCGGCCACCTCGGCCTTCACGGTGTCGATCGAGATCGGCACCTCGGTCTGGCGGGCCAGGCCGTCGATCACCGGGAGCACGCGCTCGAGCTCGACCTCGAGCGGCACCGGGTCCGAGCCCGGCCGGGTCGACTCGCCGCCGACGTCGAGCACGTCCGCCCCCTCGGCGGCGAGCTGCAGGCCGTGGGCGATCGCCGCGGCGGGATCGAGGAACGCGCCCCCGTCCGAGAAGGAGTCGGGGGTCACGTTCACCACACCCATCACGGCCGGAGCCGGGAAGCGTTCTCGCAGCGGCAGCACGCTGCGGAGCCTAGATGGTTAGTGGTATGCGAGCGCGGTGGCCTCGGTGATCTGGCGCTCCCACCCGGGGGAGAACGTCCAGGTACCCCTGCCGGGCACGTACATCTCGGTCGACGAGTTGTTGTCGAAGCCGATCGCGTTCTGGGCGCCGAGCTGGACGAGCATCTTGCCCCAGTTCCAGCCGTAGACGCCGTCGCCGTACTTGACGCCGCCCGTGATGATGAGCCAGCCGCGGGTCGCGGTCTCGGCCACGGCCGGGCGCCAGTGCGGGTAATCCCACTGCCAGCCGTCGCTCGACATCATCGGCGGGTTCACGTGCGCCAGCGGGTACTGCACCTTGCCGCCCTTCACGAGGCGGGGCTTGCCACCCATCACGTCGGTCACGGCGGCCCAGCGAGGCGTGTCGGTGGAGATCGTGAAGGCGTGCGCGGCCGCGTTCGCCTTGTGCTCGAGGTCGCCGGCAGCGAAGTGGTTCGCCTTGGTGATCATGAGCGCCTGGCCGGCGGCCAGCGGGACGTCGATCTGGCCCGTGCAGACGTAGCCGCCGCAGGTGGCCGAGTTGACGACCGTGAGCTGCGTCATCGTGGTCGTGCCGGTGCCCTCGCCAAAGCGGAAGCCGCGGACGGTCTCGCCCGTCTTGAGGCCGGTTGTGTTGTTGACCTGCGCGCTGCCGTGGAGCATGTCGTCGAAGAACGAGGGATCGGCGTTCGTGACGACGAAGCCCACCCAGCCGGCCGGCACGCGCGCGAGCGTCCCGGTCTTGATCGCGACCTGGTCGCCCTTCACGTTCTGAAGGCCGGTCGAGCTCGGGTTGAACGCGGCGATCGTGGCCGTGTGGCCCTCGAGCAGCGTGATCTTGGCGGGACGCGCGAGCGGCGAGCCCATCACCATGCGGCCGGCGGACTCGTAGCCGACGGCCGGGCCGCCGGTGCCGAAGTCGACGATGTGGCGGCCTTGCACGAGCATCCCGCTCGGCTTGCCGTAGCTCCAGTTCGAGCCCTGGCCGA is part of the Gaiellales bacterium genome and harbors:
- the folP gene encoding dihydropteroate synthase is translated as MLPLRERFPAPAVMGVVNVTPDSFSDGGAFLDPAAAIAHGLQLAAEGADVLDVGGESTRPGSDPVPLEVELERVLPVIDGLARQTEVPISIDTVKAEVAEQAIRAGAALVNDVTALRHDPAMAEVVAAAGVPLCLMHMLGEPKTMQDDPHYDDVVADVSAFLTERVAFARASGIDPDQVCIDPGIGFGKTIDHNLTLLRHLDRIAAIGPPVLVGASRKSFLGALTGQPLEGRDVATVAVNLAAVRRGAWMLRVHAVRPTRDALTVSAAIEAVA
- a CDS encoding phosphodiester glycosidase family protein, which codes for MAGCLVMAPQALATTPRISGPILSYKCPPAPLFCTRTLKPGVTLTHWRARMRSGTNQDIYKLSWKLGDPHIQLAAEALNHPTATGSIRLNTISNWAHASAPGGFLGAINADFFGQGSNWSYGKPSGMLVQGRHIVDFGTGGPAVGYESAGRMVMGSPLARPAKITLLEGHTATIAAFNPSSTGLQNVKGDQVAIKTGTLARVPAGWVGFVVTNADPSFFDDMLHGSAQVNNTTGLKTGETVRGFRFGEGTGTTTMTQLTVVNSATCGGYVCTGQIDVPLAAGQALMITKANHFAAGDLEHKANAAAHAFTISTDTPRWAAVTDVMGGKPRLVKGGKVQYPLAHVNPPMMSSDGWQWDYPHWRPAVAETATRGWLIITGGVKYGDGVYGWNWGKMLVQLGAQNAIGFDNNSSTEMYVPGRGTWTFSPGWERQITEATALAYH
- the folB gene encoding dihydroneopterin aldolase → MSGALVEVRGLRIYAYHGVRDFERERGQPFVIDVWLRCAPSQAGQSDDLEDAVNYSAVCDRVAELATGGPYQLLERLGAVIADDLAGRYPVAGVRVRVAKPHAPVKHDVAEVAVTVERGSLAIVDP